In Micromonospora sp. WMMD980, the following are encoded in one genomic region:
- a CDS encoding penicillin acylase family protein — protein sequence MSAVHLPWARVRKVALWAVAVLLVLSLALAVAAVWAVRRAFPQQDGALRLPGLTSPVTVHRDGHGIPQVYAKTSDDLFRAQGYLHAQDRFWEMDFRRHVTGGRLAELFGESQVETDSYLRTMGWRRVAEQEWQLLSPDARRHLQVYADGVNAWLADHDGGRASLEYTVLGLQNSGYTIEQWSPVDSLAWLKAMAWDLRGNMDTEIARAALLAAGLTRPQVEQLYPAYPYDRNSPIVDGGAVVGGVFDQDAGPVPSGAPTAPTSGGGQGGGGPDEAGTGGGGTVAARTVTELAEGLSRLPVMLGDGGSGIGSNSWVIGGRLTATGKPILANDPHLSPSMPGIWYQMGLHCECAFDVAGFTFAGVPGVVIGHNARIAWGFTNLDPDVTDLYLERVDGDRVQVDGEWLPLQTRTETIEVAGGKPVSITVRTSRHGPLLSDASASLRDIGRRPPVDPAGSPAGVAASPQLVPGRPAPDSGTRGDGYAIALSWTALRPGRTAEALFALNTAANWTEFRAAAALFEVPAQNIVYADVAGNIGYQSPGRIPVRGKGDGRWMSPGWDSAYDWKGFIPFAELPSVLNPPGGYLVTANQAVVGPGYPRLLTSDWSYGYRSQRIRDMITSAPGAISVADVQRTQFDNRNGFAPTLVPAVVDALGAATDPSDDARVTATGLWKDWDFQQPADGPSGSADARRSAAAAYYNATWRHLLAGIFDELPASYRPDGGDRWFEVVRGLLAQPGSPWWDRQDTPAVERRDDILRSAAAEAAAELRRDQGDRPADWRWGRMHILTARNQTFGSSGVGPVEWLFNADPVGVSGGDAIVNATGWDAAAGYEVDAVPSMRMIVDLADLDASRWIQLTGNSGHAFHRNYDDQLPLWRAGQTLPMRWDRAAVTDAATQTLTLRP from the coding sequence ATGAGTGCCGTACACCTTCCCTGGGCCCGGGTGCGCAAGGTCGCCCTCTGGGCGGTGGCAGTCCTCCTGGTGCTGAGCCTCGCGCTCGCCGTCGCCGCGGTCTGGGCGGTCCGCCGCGCGTTCCCGCAGCAGGACGGCGCGCTGCGGCTCCCCGGACTGACCTCGCCCGTCACCGTGCACCGCGACGGCCACGGCATTCCCCAGGTGTACGCGAAGACCAGCGACGACCTGTTCCGTGCCCAGGGCTACCTGCACGCGCAGGACAGGTTCTGGGAGATGGACTTCCGCCGCCACGTCACCGGTGGCCGACTGGCCGAGCTGTTCGGGGAGAGCCAGGTCGAGACCGACAGCTACCTGCGCACAATGGGCTGGCGCCGGGTCGCCGAGCAGGAGTGGCAGCTCCTGTCTCCGGACGCCCGGCGGCATCTGCAGGTGTACGCCGACGGCGTGAACGCCTGGCTCGCCGACCACGACGGGGGCCGGGCGAGCCTGGAGTACACGGTGCTCGGGCTGCAGAACTCCGGCTACACGATCGAGCAGTGGAGCCCGGTGGACAGTCTCGCCTGGCTCAAGGCGATGGCGTGGGACCTGCGGGGCAACATGGACACCGAGATCGCCCGCGCGGCGCTGCTCGCCGCCGGACTGACGCGTCCGCAGGTCGAACAGCTCTACCCGGCCTACCCGTACGACCGGAACTCACCCATCGTCGACGGGGGAGCCGTCGTAGGTGGCGTCTTCGACCAGGACGCCGGGCCCGTCCCGTCCGGTGCCCCGACGGCGCCCACCAGCGGCGGCGGTCAGGGCGGCGGCGGCCCGGACGAAGCCGGGACCGGCGGCGGTGGCACCGTCGCCGCGCGGACCGTCACCGAGCTGGCCGAGGGCCTGTCCCGGCTGCCGGTCATGCTTGGCGACGGCGGCTCGGGCATCGGCTCGAACTCGTGGGTCATCGGTGGACGGCTGACCGCCACCGGCAAGCCGATCCTGGCCAACGACCCACACCTGAGCCCGAGCATGCCCGGCATCTGGTATCAGATGGGTCTGCACTGCGAGTGCGCGTTCGACGTCGCCGGGTTCACGTTCGCCGGCGTCCCCGGCGTGGTCATCGGCCACAACGCCCGGATCGCCTGGGGCTTCACCAACCTCGACCCCGACGTGACCGACCTGTATCTCGAGCGGGTGGACGGCGACCGGGTGCAGGTCGACGGCGAATGGCTGCCCCTTCAGACCCGCACCGAGACCATCGAGGTCGCGGGCGGCAAGCCGGTGTCGATCACGGTACGCACGTCCCGGCACGGTCCGCTGCTGTCGGACGCGTCGGCGTCGCTGCGGGACATCGGCCGCCGGCCTCCGGTCGACCCGGCCGGCTCGCCGGCCGGCGTGGCCGCCAGCCCGCAGCTCGTTCCCGGGCGTCCGGCACCGGACAGCGGGACTCGGGGCGACGGCTACGCCATCGCCCTGAGCTGGACGGCGCTGCGGCCGGGTCGGACCGCGGAGGCTCTCTTCGCCCTCAACACCGCGGCGAACTGGACCGAGTTCCGCGCCGCCGCCGCGTTGTTCGAGGTGCCCGCACAGAACATCGTGTACGCCGACGTGGCCGGCAACATCGGCTACCAGTCCCCCGGTCGGATCCCGGTGCGCGGCAAGGGCGACGGGAGGTGGATGAGCCCGGGCTGGGATTCGGCGTACGACTGGAAGGGTTTCATTCCCTTCGCCGAGCTACCGAGCGTCCTCAACCCGCCCGGCGGCTACCTGGTCACCGCCAATCAGGCCGTCGTCGGCCCCGGCTACCCGCGCCTGCTGACCAGCGACTGGTCGTACGGCTACCGCAGCCAGCGCATCCGCGACATGATCACGTCAGCGCCCGGCGCGATCAGCGTGGCGGACGTGCAGCGCACGCAGTTCGACAACCGCAACGGCTTCGCGCCGACCCTCGTACCGGCGGTCGTCGACGCTCTCGGCGCGGCGACCGACCCGTCCGACGACGCCCGCGTCACCGCCACCGGCCTGTGGAAGGACTGGGACTTCCAGCAGCCTGCCGACGGCCCCTCCGGCAGCGCCGACGCGCGCCGGTCCGCCGCGGCCGCGTACTACAACGCGACCTGGCGCCACCTGCTCGCCGGCATCTTCGACGAGCTGCCCGCGAGCTACCGGCCCGACGGCGGCGACCGGTGGTTCGAAGTGGTGCGGGGACTGCTCGCCCAGCCCGGGTCCCCGTGGTGGGATCGCCAGGACACCCCGGCCGTCGAGCGGCGCGACGACATCCTGCGCTCGGCGGCGGCCGAGGCAGCCGCGGAGCTCCGCCGCGATCAGGGCGACCGGCCCGCCGACTGGCGGTGGGGTCGGATGCACATCCTGACCGCACGCAACCAGACCTTCGGCTCGTCGGGTGTCGGGCCCGTCGAGTGGCTGTTCAACGCCGACCCGGTCGGGGTGTCGGGCGGCGACGCGATCGTCAACGCGACGGGCTGGGATGCCGCCGCGGGCTACGAGGTCGACGCCGTGCCGTCCATGCGGATGATCGTCGACCTGGCCGACCTCGACGCCTCCCGGTGGATCCAGCTGACCGGCAACTCCGGGCACGCGTTCCACCGCAACTACGACGATCAGTTGCCGCTGTGGCGCGCCGGCCAGACCCTGCCGATGCGCTGGGACCGGGCCGCCGTCACGGATGCGGCGACCCAGACGCTGACCCTGCGACCGTGA
- a CDS encoding metalloregulator ArsR/SmtB family transcription factor — MAESDRSTGKEPIETAAAVLQALASPIRLRVVLEVIDREATAGELAGRLGVGCTTVAKHLRHLRVAGLVRRHRSANHVRYVATPSAVLLVRAILVTTGTGGEPGHQVRGALPRH, encoded by the coding sequence ATGGCAGAGAGCGACCGCAGCACCGGGAAGGAGCCGATAGAGACCGCCGCCGCCGTTCTTCAGGCCCTCGCCTCGCCCATCCGCCTGCGGGTGGTCCTGGAGGTCATCGATCGGGAGGCGACGGCCGGCGAACTGGCCGGACGGCTCGGCGTCGGATGCACCACGGTCGCCAAACACCTACGGCACCTCCGGGTCGCCGGTCTCGTCCGCCGTCACCGGAGCGCAAACCACGTCCGGTACGTCGCGACCCCGTCGGCCGTCCTGCTGGTGCGCGCCATCCTCGTCACGACCGGGACCGGCGGCGAACCGGGGCACCAGGTCCGCGGAGCCCTGCCACGGCACTGA
- a CDS encoding metal ABC transporter permease has translation MSDPGLWDRVFNFSDYGELLGLVHNSIIAGAVLGLVGGLISTFVMMRDMPFAVHGISELSFAGASGALLLGANVVLGSLLGSVLAALVIGMLGSRARDRNSIIGALMPFGLGLGVLFLALYQGRSANKFGLLTGQIVAVDTPQLSWMLVTSTVVLIGLLVIWRPLAFASVDPELAAGRGVPVAALSSVFMLLLGLTVAMSVQIVGALLVLSVVVTPAAAAMRVTASPPLVTVLSVLFAVGSVVGGILLALGSSIPISPYVTTISFTIYIVCRILGARRHRRGWATLGRAEVPLSAGAR, from the coding sequence ATGTCTGACCCCGGGCTGTGGGACCGCGTCTTCAACTTCTCCGACTACGGCGAGCTGCTCGGTCTCGTCCACAACTCGATCATCGCCGGCGCGGTGCTGGGTCTCGTCGGTGGGTTGATCAGCACGTTCGTGATGATGCGCGACATGCCGTTCGCCGTGCACGGCATCAGTGAGCTGTCGTTCGCCGGCGCGTCCGGAGCGCTGCTGCTCGGCGCGAACGTCGTGCTCGGATCCCTGCTCGGCTCCGTCCTCGCCGCCCTGGTGATCGGGATGCTGGGCAGCCGGGCCCGGGACCGCAACTCCATCATCGGCGCTCTCATGCCCTTCGGTCTGGGTCTCGGCGTGTTGTTCCTCGCGCTCTACCAGGGCCGTTCGGCGAACAAGTTCGGGCTGCTGACCGGTCAGATCGTCGCCGTGGACACCCCACAGCTGTCCTGGATGCTGGTGACCTCGACCGTGGTCCTGATCGGCCTGCTGGTGATCTGGCGCCCGCTCGCCTTCGCCAGCGTCGATCCAGAGCTGGCCGCCGGGCGCGGCGTGCCGGTCGCGGCGCTGTCGTCGGTGTTCATGCTGCTGCTGGGTCTGACCGTCGCCATGTCGGTGCAGATCGTCGGTGCGCTGCTGGTGCTGAGCGTCGTCGTCACACCCGCCGCGGCCGCGATGCGGGTCACGGCGTCCCCGCCGCTCGTCACTGTGCTCAGCGTTCTGTTCGCCGTCGGCTCCGTCGTCGGCGGCATCCTGCTCGCCCTGGGCAGCAGCATTCCCATCAGCCCCTACGTCACCACGATCTCGTTCACGATCTACATCGTCTGCCGGATCCTCGGCGCACGACGTCACCGGCGCGGTTGGGCCACCCTCGGGCGCGCCGAGGTCCCGCTGTCCGCGGGGGCGCGCTGA
- a CDS encoding ABC transporter ATP-binding protein, which yields MPDGSRAVPVLEFEDAGLGFGPRRLWSGLSLRVEAGEFIAVLGANGSGKTSLVRAILGLQRLSAGRLRVSGRPPRRGADDIGYVPQQRRIDPLTPLRARDVVGQGLDGHRWGLGRRPGRDARIAAALGSVDAAAFADMPVGLLSGGEQQRIRVAQALVADPRLLLCDEPLLSLDLRSQQTITALVDRRRREKGTAVVFVTHEINPVLPYVDRVLYLADGGFRSGTVQEVFTSATLSDLYGVPIEVLRVNGRILVAGIPPADESHHHHDGAEVGAEHV from the coding sequence ATGCCGGACGGCTCCCGCGCGGTCCCGGTGCTGGAGTTCGAGGATGCCGGGCTGGGTTTCGGCCCGCGGCGGCTCTGGTCGGGGCTCTCCCTGCGCGTCGAGGCCGGCGAGTTCATCGCCGTCCTCGGCGCCAACGGGTCGGGCAAGACCAGTCTGGTCCGCGCGATCCTCGGGCTCCAGCGTCTCAGCGCGGGTCGGCTGCGTGTGTCCGGTCGGCCACCGCGGCGCGGCGCGGACGACATCGGATACGTGCCGCAGCAGCGGCGCATCGATCCGCTGACGCCGCTGCGCGCCCGCGACGTGGTCGGGCAGGGCCTCGACGGACACCGTTGGGGCCTGGGCCGCCGCCCGGGGCGGGACGCGCGGATCGCGGCGGCGCTCGGCTCGGTCGACGCCGCCGCGTTCGCCGACATGCCTGTCGGACTGCTCTCCGGCGGCGAACAACAGCGGATCCGCGTCGCGCAGGCACTGGTGGCCGACCCGCGCCTGCTGCTCTGCGACGAACCGCTGCTCTCACTGGACCTGCGCAGCCAGCAGACCATCACCGCGTTGGTCGACCGGCGACGCCGGGAGAAGGGAACCGCCGTCGTGTTCGTCACGCACGAGATCAACCCGGTGCTGCCCTACGTGGACCGCGTTCTCTACCTGGCCGACGGCGGGTTCCGCAGCGGAACGGTGCAGGAGGTGTTCACCTCGGCGACGCTCTCCGACCTGTACGGGGTACCGATCGAGGTGCTTCGCGTCAACGGACGGATCCTCGTCGCGGGCATTCCGCCGGCCGACGAGTCGCACCATCACCACGACGGCGCCGAGGTCGGGGCGGAGCATGTCTGA
- a CDS encoding zinc ABC transporter substrate-binding protein, with product MRQIAGDKATITSIISDPSADPHSYEANTRTQLELSKADLVIENGGGYDDFVDTMLKAADSDAKVLNAVEISGKAATGGEELNEHVWYDLPSMGKLADQIVGALSTAAPGDAATFTANATTFKQKLKDLEATEGEIKAAHGGAGVAITEPVPGYLLDACGLVNKTPEEFSEAIEEGTDVSAGTLKETLALFTGKQVKLLAYNEQTTGPETEKVLQAAKANTVGVVPVTETLPAGKDYLSWMSGNLAAVKTALG from the coding sequence GTGCGGCAGATCGCCGGCGACAAGGCGACGATCACGTCGATCATCAGTGACCCGTCTGCCGATCCGCACTCCTACGAGGCGAACACCCGCACCCAGCTCGAGCTGTCGAAGGCCGACCTGGTGATCGAGAACGGTGGCGGCTACGACGACTTCGTCGACACGATGCTCAAGGCCGCCGACAGTGACGCCAAGGTGCTCAACGCCGTCGAGATCTCCGGCAAGGCGGCGACCGGCGGCGAGGAGCTCAACGAGCACGTCTGGTACGACCTGCCGTCGATGGGCAAGCTGGCCGACCAGATCGTCGGCGCGCTCTCCACCGCGGCGCCCGGCGACGCCGCGACGTTCACCGCCAACGCGACGACCTTCAAGCAGAAGCTCAAGGATCTGGAAGCCACCGAAGGCGAGATCAAGGCGGCGCACGGCGGCGCCGGGGTGGCGATCACCGAGCCGGTGCCGGGCTACCTGCTGGACGCGTGCGGCCTGGTCAACAAGACTCCGGAAGAGTTCAGCGAGGCCATCGAGGAGGGCACCGACGTCTCCGCCGGCACCCTGAAGGAGACCCTCGCCCTGTTCACCGGCAAGCAGGTCAAGCTGCTGGCCTACAACGAGCAGACGACCGGACCGGAGACCGAGAAGGTGCTCCAGGCGGCCAAGGCCAACACCGTCGGCGTGGTCCCGGTCACCGAGACGCTGCCGGCCGGCAAGGACTACCTCTCGTGGATGAGCGGGAACCTCGCCGCCGTCAAGACCGCGCTGGGCTGA
- a CDS encoding alpha/beta hydrolase yields the protein MKRLMAATAIAGLILGVAPGGAAQATPAPRTTEASYTPPPIAWGECASPGLQRRGGQCGFVEVPLDYARPRGKKIKLAVSRISHKTPEAQYQGVMLVNPGGPGGSGLTLSVLGEYVPNGAGDAYDWIGFDPRGVGSSQPALACDGDYFSYNRPFYVPATPNLERTWLQRSKGYAEACAKAGGDLLGHLKTTDTVRDMESIRKALGRNQINYYGFSYGTYLGQVYATLFPQRVRRMVLDGNVDPRKVWYQANLDQDVAFDRNIKIYFDWIARNDAVYHLGTSGRAVERLFYAQQLKLLKNPAGGIIGPDEWTDIFLQAGYYVFGWEEVAQAFAGWVRDGDWHTLKELYDASNAQGPGADNGFAVYLGVQCTDVQWPKSWNRWRADNWRTFAKAPFETWGNAWFNAPCIWWDGQVGKPVTVDGSKVGGVLLINETLDAATPYPGALEVRSRFPGAVLVEGVGGTTHSGSLSGVACVDDTIATYLASGELPRRLGGRRSDVQCDPLPQPDPAAIATRSARPDTGVDADRRELQKLIGAR from the coding sequence ATGAAACGACTCATGGCGGCCACCGCCATCGCCGGGCTGATCCTCGGCGTCGCACCCGGCGGTGCCGCACAGGCGACGCCCGCACCCCGCACCACCGAGGCGTCGTACACGCCGCCGCCGATCGCGTGGGGCGAGTGCGCCAGCCCTGGCCTCCAGCGCCGGGGCGGCCAGTGCGGGTTCGTCGAGGTACCCCTCGACTACGCCCGCCCTCGGGGCAAGAAGATCAAGCTGGCTGTCTCCCGGATCAGCCACAAGACGCCGGAGGCGCAGTACCAGGGCGTCATGCTGGTCAACCCGGGCGGCCCCGGCGGGTCCGGTCTCACCCTCTCCGTGCTGGGCGAGTACGTGCCCAACGGCGCGGGGGACGCGTACGACTGGATCGGTTTCGACCCGCGCGGGGTCGGCTCCTCGCAGCCGGCGCTGGCCTGCGACGGCGACTACTTCTCCTACAACCGGCCGTTCTACGTGCCGGCCACCCCCAACCTGGAGCGCACCTGGCTGCAGCGCTCGAAGGGGTACGCGGAGGCGTGCGCGAAGGCCGGGGGCGACCTGCTGGGCCACCTGAAGACCACCGACACCGTGCGGGACATGGAGAGCATCCGCAAGGCGCTCGGCCGCAACCAGATCAACTACTACGGCTTCTCCTACGGCACCTACCTCGGCCAGGTCTACGCCACCCTGTTCCCGCAGCGGGTCCGCCGGATGGTGCTCGACGGCAACGTCGACCCCCGCAAGGTCTGGTACCAGGCCAACCTCGACCAGGACGTCGCGTTCGACCGCAACATCAAGATCTATTTCGACTGGATCGCCCGCAACGACGCCGTCTACCACCTCGGGACGTCTGGTCGGGCCGTGGAACGGCTCTTCTACGCCCAGCAGCTCAAGCTCCTCAAGAACCCGGCCGGCGGCATCATCGGGCCGGACGAGTGGACCGACATCTTCCTGCAGGCCGGCTACTACGTGTTCGGCTGGGAGGAGGTCGCCCAGGCGTTCGCCGGGTGGGTGCGCGACGGAGACTGGCACACCCTCAAGGAGCTGTACGACGCGTCCAACGCGCAGGGCCCGGGCGCGGACAACGGCTTCGCCGTCTACCTGGGCGTGCAGTGCACCGACGTGCAGTGGCCGAAGAGCTGGAATCGCTGGCGGGCCGACAACTGGCGCACCTTCGCCAAGGCGCCCTTCGAGACGTGGGGCAACGCCTGGTTCAACGCGCCCTGCATCTGGTGGGACGGCCAGGTCGGCAAGCCGGTGACGGTCGACGGCAGCAAGGTCGGCGGTGTCCTGCTGATCAACGAAACGCTCGACGCCGCCACGCCGTATCCAGGAGCGCTGGAGGTGCGCAGCCGCTTCCCGGGAGCGGTGCTCGTCGAGGGCGTCGGGGGCACCACCCACTCCGGCTCGCTCAGCGGCGTGGCGTGTGTCGACGACACCATCGCCACGTACCTGGCCAGCGGTGAACTACCGAGGCGGCTCGGCGGCCGGCGCTCGGACGTGCAGTGCGACCCGCTGCCGCAACCGGACCCGGCGGCGATCGCCACCCGCTCGGCACGCCCGGACACGGGCGTCGACGCCGATCGGCGGGAACTGCAGAAGCTGATCGGAGCACGCTGA
- a CDS encoding ATP-binding cassette domain-containing protein has protein sequence MSMVARVRGLTVTAPDGSRILDAVGLELTSGRVTGLVGPSGSGKTTLALGLLGHLGRGLRREAGSVEVDGVDPFSPAGRRRLRGRTTGYVPQDPASALDPRRRLGAQLRTAARIAWPQDDRAARAARIEQAARDAALDPPLLHRYPGQLSGGQAQRGVLTWTLVTRPALILLDEPTSGLDPDTALRVSQRFTGLPWRPAVLLISHDLALVNRIADETLVMDRGRLSPARRHAPAPAPARAAASTSVTATPPPGNGTVRAALAFEGVTVRHGALRVLDDAGARVDVGEILAIRGTSGSGKTSLARALCGLAPPAAGRLLVDGTPVSWDAADRARTGQPYLAYVGQDARAALNPHETVRRTLTRALAANPRRGRPAGWTLEEIVERFALAAEVLDRTPDRLSGGQRHRVALARAVAAAPAVLVCDESTASLDRDTEAHVLDTIDHLRRRDGTPVVLVTHSGHLAARADRVLTLADGQLR, from the coding sequence ATGAGCATGGTCGCCCGGGTACGCGGGCTCACCGTCACCGCGCCGGACGGCAGCCGCATCCTGGACGCGGTCGGCCTGGAGCTGACCTCGGGCCGGGTGACCGGCCTCGTCGGGCCGTCCGGGTCCGGCAAGACCACGCTCGCGCTCGGCCTGCTCGGACACCTCGGCCGAGGGCTCCGCCGCGAGGCCGGCAGCGTCGAGGTGGACGGCGTCGACCCCTTCTCCCCCGCGGGCCGGCGCCGACTACGCGGCCGGACGACCGGCTACGTCCCGCAAGATCCGGCCAGCGCGTTGGACCCCCGGCGTCGCCTCGGGGCGCAACTACGCACCGCCGCCCGGATCGCCTGGCCGCAGGACGACCGGGCGGCCAGGGCCGCGCGGATCGAGCAGGCCGCTCGCGATGCCGCCCTCGACCCGCCGCTCCTGCACCGCTATCCGGGTCAGTTGTCCGGAGGACAGGCCCAGCGTGGGGTGCTGACATGGACGCTTGTCACCCGGCCGGCGCTGATCCTGCTCGACGAGCCCACCAGCGGCCTGGACCCCGACACCGCGCTGCGGGTTAGTCAACGGTTCACCGGGCTGCCCTGGCGGCCGGCGGTCCTGCTGATCAGCCACGACCTGGCCCTCGTAAACCGGATCGCCGACGAGACGCTCGTGATGGACCGGGGCCGACTCTCCCCCGCCCGGCGTCATGCTCCGGCCCCCGCACCGGCACGCGCCGCGGCGTCCACCTCGGTGACGGCGACCCCGCCACCCGGAAACGGTACGGTTCGCGCCGCCCTCGCCTTCGAGGGGGTGACGGTCCGGCACGGTGCGCTGCGGGTTCTCGACGACGCCGGCGCACGGGTCGACGTCGGCGAGATCCTCGCCATCCGGGGGACGTCCGGCAGCGGCAAGACCTCGTTGGCGCGGGCGCTCTGCGGGCTCGCCCCTCCGGCCGCCGGACGACTGTTGGTCGACGGCACGCCGGTGAGCTGGGACGCGGCCGACCGCGCGCGTACCGGTCAGCCGTACCTCGCCTACGTCGGCCAGGACGCCCGCGCGGCCCTGAACCCGCACGAAACCGTCCGTCGCACGCTCACCCGGGCGCTTGCCGCGAACCCCCGGCGGGGTCGTCCGGCCGGTTGGACGCTGGAGGAGATCGTCGAGCGGTTCGCGCTCGCGGCCGAGGTCCTCGACCGCACGCCCGATCGGCTCAGCGGCGGTCAACGCCATCGCGTCGCGCTCGCCCGGGCAGTCGCCGCCGCGCCCGCCGTGCTCGTCTGCGACGAGTCCACCGCCTCCCTCGACCGCGACACCGAGGCCCACGTCCTGGACACGATCGACCACCTCCGCCGCCGCGACGGCACTCCCGTCGTGCTCGTCACCCATTCCGGCCACCTCGCGGCCCGCGCCGACCGCGTCCTCACCCTCGCCGACGGACAACTGCGGTGA
- a CDS encoding ABC transporter permease subunit, giving the protein MTARRLLSTVPPLLVLAVAVIGPWVPAASPTAPVAGPYEPWSGTHVLGTDVLGRDVLARVLDGGRALIVQATVATTIGSLIGLGLGTWAGMTRRRRAARLTVRTVDALAALPAILLLLVLAAGAPGSGAAVVAASVLVSIPFSVRVLRERVAALVATDYARAAQARGDAFVARLRHDVLPGLAPTALAEAGIRFVASVQLAATAGFLGLGTGAPAANWGRMVQENSSGLTTNPLPVLVPAVLLIALAVGVTILLDHLAGPVLGEAGGGRIGPDRIGQTA; this is encoded by the coding sequence GTGACCGCACGACGCCTGCTGAGCACGGTGCCGCCCCTGCTCGTGCTCGCCGTCGCCGTGATCGGACCCTGGGTACCCGCCGCCAGCCCGACCGCGCCGGTCGCCGGGCCGTACGAGCCCTGGTCCGGCACGCACGTCCTGGGTACCGACGTGCTCGGCAGGGACGTGCTCGCCCGTGTCCTCGACGGGGGCCGGGCGCTGATCGTCCAGGCCACGGTCGCCACGACGATCGGCAGCCTGATCGGCCTCGGCCTCGGCACGTGGGCGGGAATGACCCGCCGTCGCCGGGCCGCCCGGCTCACGGTGCGCACCGTCGACGCGCTCGCCGCCCTGCCGGCGATCCTGCTGCTCCTCGTGCTCGCCGCCGGCGCCCCCGGCAGCGGGGCCGCAGTCGTCGCGGCGAGTGTCCTGGTGAGCATCCCCTTCTCGGTGCGGGTGCTCCGGGAACGCGTCGCCGCCCTGGTCGCCACGGACTACGCCCGAGCGGCGCAGGCCAGGGGGGACGCCTTCGTCGCCCGACTGCGCCACGACGTGCTGCCCGGCCTGGCCCCCACCGCACTCGCCGAGGCCGGGATCCGGTTCGTCGCCTCGGTCCAGCTCGCCGCCACCGCGGGGTTCCTCGGCCTGGGTACCGGCGCTCCGGCCGCGAACTGGGGGCGCATGGTCCAGGAGAACAGCTCCGGGCTCACGACCAACCCGCTGCCGGTGCTGGTCCCCGCCGTGCTGCTCATCGCGCTCGCCGTCGGCGTCACGATCCTCCTCGACCACCTCGCCGGTCCGGTTCTCGGCGAAGCCGGGGGCGGCCGCATCGGCCCCGACCGGATCGGACAGACCGCATGA
- a CDS encoding ABC transporter permease, translating to MRLAGWLALRVAAAAATLTVLSAVVFWATEVLPGDAVGTTSGPNATDAERDAIRVSLGLDRPAYERYLDWIGDAARGDLGASLVTGRGIGEIITDRLTASLAVLVPAAALILVLAGALGVAAGLRVGGRLDRVLSATTLGLVGSSDFLLATGLLVVFTAWWPVLPAVALVPAGDELWQHPDLVALPALALALGGFGATMRLLRASVAQTAATGFAEFARLNGVRGSRYLWTVVSNAAAPALHGLAIMLAGLLGGSVVVETLFNVPGVGFELTRAVAERDVPLVQGLSLALGAATLMILLAGDLLAALLDRHRSHSPAGAR from the coding sequence GTGCGACTGGCCGGATGGCTGGCGTTGAGGGTCGCCGCCGCGGCGGCGACCCTCACCGTCCTGTCCGCCGTGGTGTTCTGGGCGACCGAGGTCCTGCCCGGCGACGCGGTCGGCACGACGTCGGGCCCGAACGCCACCGACGCCGAGCGGGACGCGATCCGCGTCTCGCTCGGGCTCGACCGCCCCGCGTACGAGCGCTACCTCGACTGGATCGGCGATGCCGCCCGCGGCGATCTGGGCGCTTCGCTCGTCACCGGACGGGGCATCGGTGAGATCATCACCGACCGGCTGACGGCAAGCCTCGCGGTGCTGGTTCCGGCGGCGGCGCTGATCCTGGTGCTCGCCGGAGCGCTGGGCGTCGCGGCGGGACTACGCGTGGGCGGCCGGCTGGACCGGGTGCTGAGCGCGACCACGCTCGGGCTCGTCGGTTCGTCGGACTTCCTGCTGGCCACCGGCCTGCTCGTGGTGTTCACCGCGTGGTGGCCGGTGCTGCCGGCGGTTGCCCTGGTGCCCGCCGGTGACGAGCTCTGGCAACACCCGGACCTGGTGGCCCTGCCGGCGCTCGCCCTCGCCCTCGGCGGATTCGGCGCGACGATGCGGCTACTGCGCGCATCGGTCGCGCAGACGGCCGCGACCGGCTTCGCCGAGTTCGCCCGTCTCAACGGCGTCCGCGGCTCCCGCTACCTCTGGACCGTGGTCTCCAACGCCGCGGCACCCGCGCTGCACGGCCTGGCGATCATGCTCGCCGGTCTGCTCGGCGGCAGCGTCGTGGTGGAGACGCTGTTCAACGTGCCCGGCGTCGGCTTCGAGCTGACCCGGGCCGTGGCCGAACGGGACGTGCCACTGGTGCAGGGCCTGAGCCTGGCACTCGGCGCCGCGACGTTGATGATCCTGCTTGCCGGCGACCTCCTCGCCGCGCTGCTGGATCGTCACCGGTCGCACTCCCCGGCGGGGGCCCGGTGA